In a single window of the Melissococcus plutonius ATCC 35311 genome:
- a CDS encoding DeoR/GlpR family DNA-binding transcription regulator has product MTREEKIISIVSKSKKITVNALAQYLGVSKVTIRKDLDKLETRGIIHRQHGFALLNSQDDMNYHLAQNYELKRKIAQTAASLVKDGDSVMIESGATCTLLAEELAYHKDEVTIITNSCFIAAYIRKAKNVNIILLGGEYQKESQVNVGPLVKKYVDEFYVDKLFVGIDGFDEKRGFTSNNLARCDASKALVQAARETIILTDSTKFNQTGIISGFSFGEITKLYTDKKINETTAKFIKSKGIELVLC; this is encoded by the coding sequence ATGACAAGAGAAGAAAAAATTATTTCTATCGTTAGTAAAAGTAAAAAAATTACCGTTAATGCTTTAGCTCAATATCTGGGCGTATCAAAAGTAACTATTCGCAAGGACTTAGATAAGTTAGAAACAAGAGGAATTATACATAGGCAACATGGCTTTGCTCTTTTAAACAGTCAAGATGACATGAATTATCACCTAGCACAAAATTATGAACTTAAAAGAAAAATTGCTCAAACAGCTGCTTCACTTGTAAAAGATGGCGATAGTGTAATGATCGAATCAGGTGCTACTTGTACACTACTTGCCGAAGAATTGGCGTATCATAAAGATGAGGTAACGATTATTACAAATTCCTGTTTTATTGCTGCTTATATTCGAAAAGCTAAAAATGTAAACATTATTCTTTTGGGAGGAGAATACCAAAAAGAATCCCAGGTAAATGTTGGACCTTTGGTAAAAAAATATGTTGATGAATTTTATGTAGATAAATTATTTGTAGGTATTGATGGTTTTGATGAAAAACGCGGATTTACTAGCAATAATCTTGCAAGATGTGACGCTTCAAAAGCATTGGTACAAGCAGCTAGAGAGACAATTATTTTAACGGATTCAACCAAATTTAATCAAACAGGGATCATCTCTGGCTTTTCTTTCGGTGAAATTACCAAACTGTACACAGATAAGAAAATAAATGAGACGACGGCAAAATTTATCAAATCAAAAGGAATTGAATTGGTTCTTTGTTAA